A window from Oreochromis aureus strain Israel breed Guangdong linkage group 16, ZZ_aureus, whole genome shotgun sequence encodes these proteins:
- the pou2f1b gene encoding POU domain, class 2, transcription factor 1b isoform X3, whose amino-acid sequence MADGGAASQDESSGADAKVNNQSETTKCAMESGDGNTGIQTNGLDFQRQTVPTTSAITNAHAQALLQQLSPMQQQLFLQQAQVQLLAAAVQHSANQQNSTTGDNISASAATPITQLPLSQPIQIAPSLQQQNLSLPQFVLVQPGHHIATPLQPQFIISQAPQAQQGMSLLTQLPQSQPNLLPTQPSITLATQPATPTRTTATTPIQSLPHSQTPPKRLDTPTLEEPSDLEELEQFAKTFKQRRIKLGFTQGDVGLAMGKLYGNDFSQTTISRFEALNLSFKNMCKLKPLLEKWLNDAVCAENLTSDQSLSSPSALGSQGMGIEGINRRRKKRTSIETNIRVALEKSFLENQKPTSEEITMIADQLNMEKEVIRVWFCNRRQKEKRINPPSSGNSGGGNTPIKSIFTPSSPLVASTASLDSSPTITTPTTLTVNPVMPLTNTSIANLSFTGTTVGATNTASVISTAPVVSTATSSPSLSTSQTSNQSTTTESKAGTQAQTIFTQAPSSIATSLGTGQVMVAAPGLSAALQGAASLPSASFAAMAAAAGLNPALMASSQFTQGGALLSLAPGGLGSALSPALMSNSTLATIQALASSGTIPITSLDGSNLLFANTSAGNTPNLVTTPLFLNPQNLSLLTSNPVSLVSTGAGGLQVTADGHHQASTAAVPVQASTITTAPKAQ is encoded by the exons ATGGCGGACGGAGGAGCAGCGAGTCAAGATGAGAGTTCAGGAGCAG ATGCTAAAGTGAATAATCAGTCAGAAACTACTAAATGTGCAATGGAGAGTGGTGACGGGAACACCG gtATTCAAACCAATGGGTTGGATTTTCAGAGGCAGACGGTGCCCACCACAAGTGCAATCACTAATGCACATGCACAAGCCCTCCTCCAACAG TTGAGCCcaatgcagcagcagctgtttctcCAGCAGGCCCAAGTGCAGCTCCTGGCTGCTGCCGTGCAGCATTCTGCCAACCAGCAGAACAGCACCACCGGGGACAACATCTCAGCCTCTGCAGCCACACCAATTACCCAGCTGCCCCTGTCACAGCCCATCCAGATTGCCCCT TCTTTACAACAGCAGAATCTAAGTCTGCCCCAGTTTGTCCTGGTTCAGCCTGGCCACCATATCGCCACGCCACTGCAGCCTCAGTTCATTATCTCACAGGCGCCGCAGGCCCAACAGG GCATGAGTCTTCTaactcaactacctcaaagcCAACCTAACCTCCTGCCGACTCAACCAAGCATCACCCTTGCAACTCAG CCTGCAACCCCAACCCGCACAACAGCAACCACACCTATTCAGTCCCTCCCACACAGTCAGACGCCACCCAAACGGTTGGATACTCCCACTCTGGAGGAACCTAGTGACCTTGAGGAGCTGGAGCAGTTTGCCAAGACTTTTAAACAGAGACGTATCAAACTGGGCTTTACGCAG GGGGATGTTGGCCTGGCCATGGGGAAGCTGTACGGAAACGACTTTAGCCAAACTACTATTTCTCGCTTTGAGGCCTTGAATCTGAGCTTTAAAAACATGTGCAAACTCAAGCCATTGCTGGAGAAGTGGCTCAATGATGCAG TTTGTGCAGAGAACCTGACATCTGACCAGTCCCTGTCGAGCCCCAGTGCCCTGGGTTCCCAGGGCATGGGCATAGAGGGAATCAACCGCAGACGGAAGAAAAGAACCAGTATTGAGACCAACATTCGAGTGGCCTTAGAAAAGAGCTTTCTGGAG AACCAAAAACCTACCTCTGAAGAGATCACCATGATCGCTGACCAGCTCAACATGGAGAAGGAGGTGATTCGGGTCTGGTTCTGCAATCGACGACAGAAAGAGAAGAGGATTAATCCTCCCAGTAGTGGCAACAGTGGAGGAGGCAACACCCCTATCAAATCTATCTTCACCCCCAGCAGCCCTTTG GTGGCCAGCACAGCAAGCCTTGATAGCAGCCCAACTATTACCACACCCACCACTCTGACTGTAAACCCAGTGATGCCTCTCACCAACACCAGCATCGCCAATTTGTCTTTCACAG GCACGACAGTTGGAGccacaaacactgcatctgTCATCTCAACTGCGCCTGTGGTTTCCACGGCAACAAGCTCTCCGTCTTTAAGCACGTCCCAGACGAGTAATCAGTCCACGACCACGGAGAGCAAAGCTGGCACGCAGGCTCAAACCATTTTCACCCAGGCGCCTTCATCCATAGCTACCAGTTTAGGGACGGGTCAGGTGATGGTGGCAGCTCCGGGGCTTTCTGCCGCGCTACAGGGGGCCGCCTCGCTACCCAGTGCCAGTTTTGCAGCTATGGCTGCTGCTGCGGGGCTCAACCCAGCACTGATGGCATCTTCGCAGTTTACTCAAGG GGGTGCCCTCCTCAGTCTGGCTCCTGGCGGCCTGGGCAGTGCACTGAGCCCTGCTCTCATGAGCAACAGCACTCTGGCTACCATTCAAG CACTGGCATCGAGCGGCACAATCCCCATCACCTCTCTGGATGGCAGTAACCTGCTGTTCGCCAACACTTCTGCTGGTAACACCCCCAACCTGGTGACCACGCCGCTCTTCCTGAACCCCCAGAACCTGTCGCTGCTCACCAGCAACCCCGTCAGCCTGGTGTCGACCGGCGCGGGAGGGCTTCAGGTCACTGCCGACGGTCATCATCAAGCCAGCACGGCTGCTGTGCCTGTGCAAGCCTCGACCATTACCACTGCCCCCAAGGCTCAGTGA
- the pou2f1b gene encoding POU domain, class 2, transcription factor 1b isoform X4 has protein sequence MADGGAASQDESSGADAKVNNQSETTKCAMESGDGNTGIQTNGLDFQRQTVPTTSAITNAHAQALLQQLSPMQQQLFLQQAQVQLLAAAVQHSANQQNSTTGDNISASAATPITQLPLSQPIQIAPSLQQQNLSLPQFVLVQPGHHIATPLQPQFIISQAPQAQQGMSLLTQLPQSQPNLLPTQPSITLATQPATPTRTTATTPIQSLPHSQTPPKRLDTPTLEEPSDLEELEQFAKTFKQRRIKLGFTQGDVGLAMGKLYGNDFSQTTISRFEALNLSFKNMCKLKPLLEKWLNDAENLTSDQSLSSPSALGSQGMGIEGINRRRKKRTSIETNIRVALEKSFLEQNQKPTSEEITMIADQLNMEKEVIRVWFCNRRQKEKRINPPSSGNSGGGNTPIKSIFTPSSPLVASTASLDSSPTITTPTTLTVNPVMPLTNTSIANLSFTGTTVGATNTASVISTAPVVSTATSSPSLSTSQTSNQSTTTESKAGTQAQTIFTQAPSSIATSLGTGQVMVAAPGLSAALQGAASLPSASFAAMAAAAGLNPALMASSQFTQGGALLSLAPGGLGSALSPALMSNSTLATIQALASSGTIPITSLDGSNLLFANTSAGNTPNLVTTPLFLNPQNLSLLTSNPVSLVSTGAGGLQVTADGHHQASTAAVPVQASTITTAPKAQ, from the exons ATGGCGGACGGAGGAGCAGCGAGTCAAGATGAGAGTTCAGGAGCAG ATGCTAAAGTGAATAATCAGTCAGAAACTACTAAATGTGCAATGGAGAGTGGTGACGGGAACACCG gtATTCAAACCAATGGGTTGGATTTTCAGAGGCAGACGGTGCCCACCACAAGTGCAATCACTAATGCACATGCACAAGCCCTCCTCCAACAG TTGAGCCcaatgcagcagcagctgtttctcCAGCAGGCCCAAGTGCAGCTCCTGGCTGCTGCCGTGCAGCATTCTGCCAACCAGCAGAACAGCACCACCGGGGACAACATCTCAGCCTCTGCAGCCACACCAATTACCCAGCTGCCCCTGTCACAGCCCATCCAGATTGCCCCT TCTTTACAACAGCAGAATCTAAGTCTGCCCCAGTTTGTCCTGGTTCAGCCTGGCCACCATATCGCCACGCCACTGCAGCCTCAGTTCATTATCTCACAGGCGCCGCAGGCCCAACAGG GCATGAGTCTTCTaactcaactacctcaaagcCAACCTAACCTCCTGCCGACTCAACCAAGCATCACCCTTGCAACTCAG CCTGCAACCCCAACCCGCACAACAGCAACCACACCTATTCAGTCCCTCCCACACAGTCAGACGCCACCCAAACGGTTGGATACTCCCACTCTGGAGGAACCTAGTGACCTTGAGGAGCTGGAGCAGTTTGCCAAGACTTTTAAACAGAGACGTATCAAACTGGGCTTTACGCAG GGGGATGTTGGCCTGGCCATGGGGAAGCTGTACGGAAACGACTTTAGCCAAACTACTATTTCTCGCTTTGAGGCCTTGAATCTGAGCTTTAAAAACATGTGCAAACTCAAGCCATTGCTGGAGAAGTGGCTCAATGATGCAG AGAACCTGACATCTGACCAGTCCCTGTCGAGCCCCAGTGCCCTGGGTTCCCAGGGCATGGGCATAGAGGGAATCAACCGCAGACGGAAGAAAAGAACCAGTATTGAGACCAACATTCGAGTGGCCTTAGAAAAGAGCTTTCTGGAG CAGAACCAAAAACCTACCTCTGAAGAGATCACCATGATCGCTGACCAGCTCAACATGGAGAAGGAGGTGATTCGGGTCTGGTTCTGCAATCGACGACAGAAAGAGAAGAGGATTAATCCTCCCAGTAGTGGCAACAGTGGAGGAGGCAACACCCCTATCAAATCTATCTTCACCCCCAGCAGCCCTTTG GTGGCCAGCACAGCAAGCCTTGATAGCAGCCCAACTATTACCACACCCACCACTCTGACTGTAAACCCAGTGATGCCTCTCACCAACACCAGCATCGCCAATTTGTCTTTCACAG GCACGACAGTTGGAGccacaaacactgcatctgTCATCTCAACTGCGCCTGTGGTTTCCACGGCAACAAGCTCTCCGTCTTTAAGCACGTCCCAGACGAGTAATCAGTCCACGACCACGGAGAGCAAAGCTGGCACGCAGGCTCAAACCATTTTCACCCAGGCGCCTTCATCCATAGCTACCAGTTTAGGGACGGGTCAGGTGATGGTGGCAGCTCCGGGGCTTTCTGCCGCGCTACAGGGGGCCGCCTCGCTACCCAGTGCCAGTTTTGCAGCTATGGCTGCTGCTGCGGGGCTCAACCCAGCACTGATGGCATCTTCGCAGTTTACTCAAGG GGGTGCCCTCCTCAGTCTGGCTCCTGGCGGCCTGGGCAGTGCACTGAGCCCTGCTCTCATGAGCAACAGCACTCTGGCTACCATTCAAG CACTGGCATCGAGCGGCACAATCCCCATCACCTCTCTGGATGGCAGTAACCTGCTGTTCGCCAACACTTCTGCTGGTAACACCCCCAACCTGGTGACCACGCCGCTCTTCCTGAACCCCCAGAACCTGTCGCTGCTCACCAGCAACCCCGTCAGCCTGGTGTCGACCGGCGCGGGAGGGCTTCAGGTCACTGCCGACGGTCATCATCAAGCCAGCACGGCTGCTGTGCCTGTGCAAGCCTCGACCATTACCACTGCCCCCAAGGCTCAGTGA
- the pou2f1b gene encoding POU domain, class 2, transcription factor 1b isoform X1, which translates to MADGGAASQDESSGADAKVNNQSETTKCAMESGDGNTGIQTNGLDFQRQTVPTTSAITNAHAQALLQQLSPMQQQLFLQQAQVQLLAAAVQHSANQQNSTTGDNISASAATPITQLPLSQPIQIAPSLQQQNLSLPQFVLVQPGHHIATPLQPQFIISQAPQAQQGMSLLTQLPQSQPNLLPTQPSITLATQPATPTRTTATTPIQSLPHSQTPPKRLDTPTLEEPSDLEELEQFAKTFKQRRIKLGFTQGDVGLAMGKLYGNDFSQTTISRFEALNLSFKNMCKLKPLLEKWLNDAVCAENLTSDQSLSSPSALGSQGMGIEGINRRRKKRTSIETNIRVALEKSFLEQNQKPTSEEITMIADQLNMEKEVIRVWFCNRRQKEKRINPPSSGNSGGGNTPIKSIFTPSSPLVASTASLDSSPTITTPTTLTVNPVMPLTNTSIANLSFTGTTVGATNTASVISTAPVVSTATSSPSLSTSQTSNQSTTTESKAGTQAQTIFTQAPSSIATSLGTGQVMVAAPGLSAALQGAASLPSASFAAMAAAAGLNPALMASSQFTQGGALLSLAPGGLGSALSPALMSNSTLATIQALASSGTIPITSLDGSNLLFANTSAGNTPNLVTTPLFLNPQNLSLLTSNPVSLVSTGAGGLQVTADGHHQASTAAVPVQASTITTAPKAQ; encoded by the exons ATGGCGGACGGAGGAGCAGCGAGTCAAGATGAGAGTTCAGGAGCAG ATGCTAAAGTGAATAATCAGTCAGAAACTACTAAATGTGCAATGGAGAGTGGTGACGGGAACACCG gtATTCAAACCAATGGGTTGGATTTTCAGAGGCAGACGGTGCCCACCACAAGTGCAATCACTAATGCACATGCACAAGCCCTCCTCCAACAG TTGAGCCcaatgcagcagcagctgtttctcCAGCAGGCCCAAGTGCAGCTCCTGGCTGCTGCCGTGCAGCATTCTGCCAACCAGCAGAACAGCACCACCGGGGACAACATCTCAGCCTCTGCAGCCACACCAATTACCCAGCTGCCCCTGTCACAGCCCATCCAGATTGCCCCT TCTTTACAACAGCAGAATCTAAGTCTGCCCCAGTTTGTCCTGGTTCAGCCTGGCCACCATATCGCCACGCCACTGCAGCCTCAGTTCATTATCTCACAGGCGCCGCAGGCCCAACAGG GCATGAGTCTTCTaactcaactacctcaaagcCAACCTAACCTCCTGCCGACTCAACCAAGCATCACCCTTGCAACTCAG CCTGCAACCCCAACCCGCACAACAGCAACCACACCTATTCAGTCCCTCCCACACAGTCAGACGCCACCCAAACGGTTGGATACTCCCACTCTGGAGGAACCTAGTGACCTTGAGGAGCTGGAGCAGTTTGCCAAGACTTTTAAACAGAGACGTATCAAACTGGGCTTTACGCAG GGGGATGTTGGCCTGGCCATGGGGAAGCTGTACGGAAACGACTTTAGCCAAACTACTATTTCTCGCTTTGAGGCCTTGAATCTGAGCTTTAAAAACATGTGCAAACTCAAGCCATTGCTGGAGAAGTGGCTCAATGATGCAG TTTGTGCAGAGAACCTGACATCTGACCAGTCCCTGTCGAGCCCCAGTGCCCTGGGTTCCCAGGGCATGGGCATAGAGGGAATCAACCGCAGACGGAAGAAAAGAACCAGTATTGAGACCAACATTCGAGTGGCCTTAGAAAAGAGCTTTCTGGAG CAGAACCAAAAACCTACCTCTGAAGAGATCACCATGATCGCTGACCAGCTCAACATGGAGAAGGAGGTGATTCGGGTCTGGTTCTGCAATCGACGACAGAAAGAGAAGAGGATTAATCCTCCCAGTAGTGGCAACAGTGGAGGAGGCAACACCCCTATCAAATCTATCTTCACCCCCAGCAGCCCTTTG GTGGCCAGCACAGCAAGCCTTGATAGCAGCCCAACTATTACCACACCCACCACTCTGACTGTAAACCCAGTGATGCCTCTCACCAACACCAGCATCGCCAATTTGTCTTTCACAG GCACGACAGTTGGAGccacaaacactgcatctgTCATCTCAACTGCGCCTGTGGTTTCCACGGCAACAAGCTCTCCGTCTTTAAGCACGTCCCAGACGAGTAATCAGTCCACGACCACGGAGAGCAAAGCTGGCACGCAGGCTCAAACCATTTTCACCCAGGCGCCTTCATCCATAGCTACCAGTTTAGGGACGGGTCAGGTGATGGTGGCAGCTCCGGGGCTTTCTGCCGCGCTACAGGGGGCCGCCTCGCTACCCAGTGCCAGTTTTGCAGCTATGGCTGCTGCTGCGGGGCTCAACCCAGCACTGATGGCATCTTCGCAGTTTACTCAAGG GGGTGCCCTCCTCAGTCTGGCTCCTGGCGGCCTGGGCAGTGCACTGAGCCCTGCTCTCATGAGCAACAGCACTCTGGCTACCATTCAAG CACTGGCATCGAGCGGCACAATCCCCATCACCTCTCTGGATGGCAGTAACCTGCTGTTCGCCAACACTTCTGCTGGTAACACCCCCAACCTGGTGACCACGCCGCTCTTCCTGAACCCCCAGAACCTGTCGCTGCTCACCAGCAACCCCGTCAGCCTGGTGTCGACCGGCGCGGGAGGGCTTCAGGTCACTGCCGACGGTCATCATCAAGCCAGCACGGCTGCTGTGCCTGTGCAAGCCTCGACCATTACCACTGCCCCCAAGGCTCAGTGA
- the pou2f1b gene encoding POU domain, class 2, transcription factor 1b isoform X6: protein MADGGAASQDESSGAGIQTNGLDFQRQTVPTTSAITNAHAQALLQQLSPMQQQLFLQQAQVQLLAAAVQHSANQQNSTTGDNISASAATPITQLPLSQPIQIAPSLQQQNLSLPQFVLVQPGHHIATPLQPQFIISQAPQAQQGMSLLTQLPQSQPNLLPTQPSITLATQPATPTRTTATTPIQSLPHSQTPPKRLDTPTLEEPSDLEELEQFAKTFKQRRIKLGFTQGDVGLAMGKLYGNDFSQTTISRFEALNLSFKNMCKLKPLLEKWLNDAVCAENLTSDQSLSSPSALGSQGMGIEGINRRRKKRTSIETNIRVALEKSFLEQNQKPTSEEITMIADQLNMEKEVIRVWFCNRRQKEKRINPPSSGNSGGGNTPIKSIFTPSSPLVASTASLDSSPTITTPTTLTVNPVMPLTNTSIANLSFTGTTVGATNTASVISTAPVVSTATSSPSLSTSQTSNQSTTTESKAGTQAQTIFTQAPSSIATSLGTGQVMVAAPGLSAALQGAASLPSASFAAMAAAAGLNPALMASSQFTQGGALLSLAPGGLGSALSPALMSNSTLATIQALASSGTIPITSLDGSNLLFANTSAGNTPNLVTTPLFLNPQNLSLLTSNPVSLVSTGAGGLQVTADGHHQASTAAVPVQASTITTAPKAQ from the exons ATGGCGGACGGAGGAGCAGCGAGTCAAGATGAGAGTTCAGGAGCAG gtATTCAAACCAATGGGTTGGATTTTCAGAGGCAGACGGTGCCCACCACAAGTGCAATCACTAATGCACATGCACAAGCCCTCCTCCAACAG TTGAGCCcaatgcagcagcagctgtttctcCAGCAGGCCCAAGTGCAGCTCCTGGCTGCTGCCGTGCAGCATTCTGCCAACCAGCAGAACAGCACCACCGGGGACAACATCTCAGCCTCTGCAGCCACACCAATTACCCAGCTGCCCCTGTCACAGCCCATCCAGATTGCCCCT TCTTTACAACAGCAGAATCTAAGTCTGCCCCAGTTTGTCCTGGTTCAGCCTGGCCACCATATCGCCACGCCACTGCAGCCTCAGTTCATTATCTCACAGGCGCCGCAGGCCCAACAGG GCATGAGTCTTCTaactcaactacctcaaagcCAACCTAACCTCCTGCCGACTCAACCAAGCATCACCCTTGCAACTCAG CCTGCAACCCCAACCCGCACAACAGCAACCACACCTATTCAGTCCCTCCCACACAGTCAGACGCCACCCAAACGGTTGGATACTCCCACTCTGGAGGAACCTAGTGACCTTGAGGAGCTGGAGCAGTTTGCCAAGACTTTTAAACAGAGACGTATCAAACTGGGCTTTACGCAG GGGGATGTTGGCCTGGCCATGGGGAAGCTGTACGGAAACGACTTTAGCCAAACTACTATTTCTCGCTTTGAGGCCTTGAATCTGAGCTTTAAAAACATGTGCAAACTCAAGCCATTGCTGGAGAAGTGGCTCAATGATGCAG TTTGTGCAGAGAACCTGACATCTGACCAGTCCCTGTCGAGCCCCAGTGCCCTGGGTTCCCAGGGCATGGGCATAGAGGGAATCAACCGCAGACGGAAGAAAAGAACCAGTATTGAGACCAACATTCGAGTGGCCTTAGAAAAGAGCTTTCTGGAG CAGAACCAAAAACCTACCTCTGAAGAGATCACCATGATCGCTGACCAGCTCAACATGGAGAAGGAGGTGATTCGGGTCTGGTTCTGCAATCGACGACAGAAAGAGAAGAGGATTAATCCTCCCAGTAGTGGCAACAGTGGAGGAGGCAACACCCCTATCAAATCTATCTTCACCCCCAGCAGCCCTTTG GTGGCCAGCACAGCAAGCCTTGATAGCAGCCCAACTATTACCACACCCACCACTCTGACTGTAAACCCAGTGATGCCTCTCACCAACACCAGCATCGCCAATTTGTCTTTCACAG GCACGACAGTTGGAGccacaaacactgcatctgTCATCTCAACTGCGCCTGTGGTTTCCACGGCAACAAGCTCTCCGTCTTTAAGCACGTCCCAGACGAGTAATCAGTCCACGACCACGGAGAGCAAAGCTGGCACGCAGGCTCAAACCATTTTCACCCAGGCGCCTTCATCCATAGCTACCAGTTTAGGGACGGGTCAGGTGATGGTGGCAGCTCCGGGGCTTTCTGCCGCGCTACAGGGGGCCGCCTCGCTACCCAGTGCCAGTTTTGCAGCTATGGCTGCTGCTGCGGGGCTCAACCCAGCACTGATGGCATCTTCGCAGTTTACTCAAGG GGGTGCCCTCCTCAGTCTGGCTCCTGGCGGCCTGGGCAGTGCACTGAGCCCTGCTCTCATGAGCAACAGCACTCTGGCTACCATTCAAG CACTGGCATCGAGCGGCACAATCCCCATCACCTCTCTGGATGGCAGTAACCTGCTGTTCGCCAACACTTCTGCTGGTAACACCCCCAACCTGGTGACCACGCCGCTCTTCCTGAACCCCCAGAACCTGTCGCTGCTCACCAGCAACCCCGTCAGCCTGGTGTCGACCGGCGCGGGAGGGCTTCAGGTCACTGCCGACGGTCATCATCAAGCCAGCACGGCTGCTGTGCCTGTGCAAGCCTCGACCATTACCACTGCCCCCAAGGCTCAGTGA
- the pou2f1b gene encoding POU domain, class 2, transcription factor 1b isoform X2 has protein sequence MADGGAASQDESSGADAKVNNQSETTKCAMESGDGNTGIQTNGLDFQRQTVPTTSAITNAHAQALLQQLSPMQQQLFLQQAQVQLLAAAVQHSANQQNSTTGDNISASAATPITQLPLSQPIQIAPSLQQQNLSLPQFVLVQPGHHIATPLQPQFIISQAPQAQPGMSLLTQLPQSQPNLLPTQPSITLATQPATPTRTTATTPIQSLPHSQTPPKRLDTPTLEEPSDLEELEQFAKTFKQRRIKLGFTQGDVGLAMGKLYGNDFSQTTISRFEALNLSFKNMCKLKPLLEKWLNDAVCAENLTSDQSLSSPSALGSQGMGIEGINRRRKKRTSIETNIRVALEKSFLEQNQKPTSEEITMIADQLNMEKEVIRVWFCNRRQKEKRINPPSSGNSGGGNTPIKSIFTPSSPLVASTASLDSSPTITTPTTLTVNPVMPLTNTSIANLSFTGTTVGATNTASVISTAPVVSTATSSPSLSTSQTSNQSTTTESKAGTQAQTIFTQAPSSIATSLGTGQVMVAAPGLSAALQGAASLPSASFAAMAAAAGLNPALMASSQFTQGGALLSLAPGGLGSALSPALMSNSTLATIQALASSGTIPITSLDGSNLLFANTSAGNTPNLVTTPLFLNPQNLSLLTSNPVSLVSTGAGGLQVTADGHHQASTAAVPVQASTITTAPKAQ, from the exons ATGGCGGACGGAGGAGCAGCGAGTCAAGATGAGAGTTCAGGAGCAG ATGCTAAAGTGAATAATCAGTCAGAAACTACTAAATGTGCAATGGAGAGTGGTGACGGGAACACCG gtATTCAAACCAATGGGTTGGATTTTCAGAGGCAGACGGTGCCCACCACAAGTGCAATCACTAATGCACATGCACAAGCCCTCCTCCAACAG TTGAGCCcaatgcagcagcagctgtttctcCAGCAGGCCCAAGTGCAGCTCCTGGCTGCTGCCGTGCAGCATTCTGCCAACCAGCAGAACAGCACCACCGGGGACAACATCTCAGCCTCTGCAGCCACACCAATTACCCAGCTGCCCCTGTCACAGCCCATCCAGATTGCCCCT TCTTTACAACAGCAGAATCTAAGTCTGCCCCAGTTTGTCCTGGTTCAGCCTGGCCACCATATCGCCACGCCACTGCAGCCTCAGTTCATTATCTCACAGGCGCCGCAGGCCCAAC CAGGCATGAGTCTTCTaactcaactacctcaaagcCAACCTAACCTCCTGCCGACTCAACCAAGCATCACCCTTGCAACTCAG CCTGCAACCCCAACCCGCACAACAGCAACCACACCTATTCAGTCCCTCCCACACAGTCAGACGCCACCCAAACGGTTGGATACTCCCACTCTGGAGGAACCTAGTGACCTTGAGGAGCTGGAGCAGTTTGCCAAGACTTTTAAACAGAGACGTATCAAACTGGGCTTTACGCAG GGGGATGTTGGCCTGGCCATGGGGAAGCTGTACGGAAACGACTTTAGCCAAACTACTATTTCTCGCTTTGAGGCCTTGAATCTGAGCTTTAAAAACATGTGCAAACTCAAGCCATTGCTGGAGAAGTGGCTCAATGATGCAG TTTGTGCAGAGAACCTGACATCTGACCAGTCCCTGTCGAGCCCCAGTGCCCTGGGTTCCCAGGGCATGGGCATAGAGGGAATCAACCGCAGACGGAAGAAAAGAACCAGTATTGAGACCAACATTCGAGTGGCCTTAGAAAAGAGCTTTCTGGAG CAGAACCAAAAACCTACCTCTGAAGAGATCACCATGATCGCTGACCAGCTCAACATGGAGAAGGAGGTGATTCGGGTCTGGTTCTGCAATCGACGACAGAAAGAGAAGAGGATTAATCCTCCCAGTAGTGGCAACAGTGGAGGAGGCAACACCCCTATCAAATCTATCTTCACCCCCAGCAGCCCTTTG GTGGCCAGCACAGCAAGCCTTGATAGCAGCCCAACTATTACCACACCCACCACTCTGACTGTAAACCCAGTGATGCCTCTCACCAACACCAGCATCGCCAATTTGTCTTTCACAG GCACGACAGTTGGAGccacaaacactgcatctgTCATCTCAACTGCGCCTGTGGTTTCCACGGCAACAAGCTCTCCGTCTTTAAGCACGTCCCAGACGAGTAATCAGTCCACGACCACGGAGAGCAAAGCTGGCACGCAGGCTCAAACCATTTTCACCCAGGCGCCTTCATCCATAGCTACCAGTTTAGGGACGGGTCAGGTGATGGTGGCAGCTCCGGGGCTTTCTGCCGCGCTACAGGGGGCCGCCTCGCTACCCAGTGCCAGTTTTGCAGCTATGGCTGCTGCTGCGGGGCTCAACCCAGCACTGATGGCATCTTCGCAGTTTACTCAAGG GGGTGCCCTCCTCAGTCTGGCTCCTGGCGGCCTGGGCAGTGCACTGAGCCCTGCTCTCATGAGCAACAGCACTCTGGCTACCATTCAAG CACTGGCATCGAGCGGCACAATCCCCATCACCTCTCTGGATGGCAGTAACCTGCTGTTCGCCAACACTTCTGCTGGTAACACCCCCAACCTGGTGACCACGCCGCTCTTCCTGAACCCCCAGAACCTGTCGCTGCTCACCAGCAACCCCGTCAGCCTGGTGTCGACCGGCGCGGGAGGGCTTCAGGTCACTGCCGACGGTCATCATCAAGCCAGCACGGCTGCTGTGCCTGTGCAAGCCTCGACCATTACCACTGCCCCCAAGGCTCAGTGA